In one window of Bemisia tabaci chromosome 4, PGI_BMITA_v3 DNA:
- the LOC109031516 gene encoding uncharacterized protein produces MGTGGRTNATPQKVGPDPLKRVPHTKPPFSLSEIKKAIPPHCFNRSIVRSFSYVLYDLAIIFGLYFVASTIIPTLPAPLRYVAWPAYWIVQGCVMTGVWVLAHECGHHAFSDYQWLDDTVGFVLHSALLVPYFSWKYSHARHHSNTASLERDEVFVPKKKDGISWYAKYLNNPPGRIICLVVALTLGWPLYLAFNVSGRPYDRFANHFDPQSPIYSERKRNQIIMSDLGIVAVSYIIYRAVMAYGLAHVMCIYGIPLLIVNGFLVSITFLQHTHPSLPHYDSSEWDWFRGALATVDRDYGILNHVFHHITDTHVAHHLFSTMPHYHAMEATQAIKPLLGEYYQFDGTPIYKAMYRETRECVFVERDEKDHTKGVFWYSNKI; encoded by the exons ATGGGTACTGGTGGTCGGACGAACGCAACCCCACAGAAGGTGGGCCCGGACCCTCTGAAAAGGGTCCCGCACACGAAGCCCCCGTTCTCCCTGAGCGAGATCAAGAAGGCCATCCCGCCGCACTGCTTCAACCGCTCGATAGTCCGCTCCTTCTCCTACGTCCTCTACGACCTGGCCATCATCTTCGGGCTCTACTTCGTGGCCTCAACGATCATCCCCACCCTCCCGGCCCCGCTCCGCTACGTCGCCTGGCCGGCCTACTGGATCGTCCAGGGCTGCGTCATGACCGGCGTCTGGGTCCTGGCCCACGAGTGCGGGCACCACGCCTTCAGCGACTACCAGTGGCTCGACGACACCGTCGGCTTCGTCCTCCACTCGGCGCTCCTCGTGCCGTACTTCTCGTGGAAGTACTCGCACGCCCGGCACCACTCCAACACGGCCTCCCTGGAGCGCGACGAGGTCTTCGTGCCCAAGAAGAAGGACGGCATCAGCTGGTACGCCAAGTACCTCAACAACCCCCCCGGCAGGATCATCTGCCTCGTCGTCGCACTCACGCTCGGATGGCCGCTCTACCTCGCCTTCAATGTTTCCGGAAG GCCTTACGACCGATTCGCCAACCACTTCGATCCGCAAAGCCCGATCTACTCCGAGCGCAAGCGGAACCAAATCATCATGTCAGACTTGGGTATCGTGGCCGTTTCCTACATCATCTACCGGGCGGTCATGGCCTACGGACTGGCCCACGTGATGTGCATCTACGGGATCCCACTCCTGATCGTCAACGGGTTCCTCGTCTCCATCACGTTCCTGCAGCACACGCACCCCTCGCTGCCCCACTACGACTCGTCCGAGTGGGACTGGTTCCGAGGTGCCCTCGCCACCGTCGACAGGGACTACGGGATCCTCAACCACGTGTTCCACCATATCACGGACACGCACGTAGCCCACCACCTCTTCTCCACGATGCCGCACTACCACGCCATGGAAGCAACGCAGGCCATCAAACCCCTCCTGGGAGAGTACTATCAGTTCGACGGAACACCCATCTACAAAGCCATGTACAGGGAGACCAGGGAGTGCGTCTTCGTCGAGCGGGACGAGAAGGACCACACCAAAGGTGTCTTCTGGTACAGCAACAAGATTTGA